The following coding sequences are from one Aethina tumida isolate Nest 87 chromosome 2, icAetTumi1.1, whole genome shotgun sequence window:
- the LOC109608184 gene encoding brachyurin-like, translated as MIPITSLLIVLFIPTFSGGVDWKSFRNNYVPIELPQLRIIGGDEAVPHSYPFVVGLVINENAFCGGTLLTKNYVLTAAHCAVAMSTVEVILGVHNIYKNESTQVRMEVENITVHEDFDSGTYQNDIAVLKLKTEAPINDFIQLVDFPERSHENDTHNNGGVVVLGWGFTDEHVPEKSEVLMYTNVTVLDLESCRSFFGNSPDLINELNICTTGYRNRGTCKGDSGGPLILDKKQIGITSFGTTLCEICSPSVYTNVAKYYDWLDENTDLKNRTSEGVFAALPALGSVLVLAVLALCL; from the exons ATGATTCCAATCACTTCACTcctaattgtattatttattccaaCATTTTCT GGTGGTGTAGATTGGAAATCATTTAGGAACAACTATGTGCCCATAGAGCTGCCCCAATTAAGGATAATCGGTGGCGACGAAGCAGTACCGCATTCGTACCCATTTGTTGTGGGCTTGGTCATAAACGAAAACGCTTTTTGCGGTGGTACCCTTCTAACTAAAAATTACGTGTTAACTGCCGCCCATTGTGCCGTTGC GATGTCAACAGTGGAAGTTATACTGGGCGtgcacaatatttataaaaacgagTCGACTCAGGTTAGAATGGAGGTAGAAAACATAACGGTCCACGAGGACTTCGATTCGGGGACTTATCAAAATGACATTGccgttttaaaattgaaaactgaggcgccgataaatgattttatacaattagtCGATTTTCCTGAACGGTCTCACGAGAACGACACACACAACAACGGTGGCGTTGTCGTTCTCGGCTGGGGATTCACCGACGAGCATGTGCCTGAAAAGTCTGAGGTTTTGATGTACACTAACGTTACTGTTCTGGATTTGGAATCTTGCAG GTCATTCTTCGGAAACAGTCCAGACCTAATAAACGAATTGAACATCTGCACAACGGGTTACAGGAACAGAGGCACGTGCAAAGGCGACTCCGGAGGTCCCTTGATCCTCGACAAAAAGCAAATAGGAATCACATCCTTCGGTACCACCCTGTGCGAAATTTGCTCCCCCTCCGTTTACACCAACGTCGCCAAGTACTACGACTGGCTGGACGAAAACACCGACCTGAAAAACCGCACGAGTGAAGGGGTGTTTGCCGCCCTTCCAGCTTTGGGGAGCGTCCTAGTTTTGGCCGTTTTGGCTCTTtgcctgtaa
- the LOC109608185 gene encoding brachyurin-like, whose protein sequence is MSILKFFLFLFFSSVLTHCEIPSPKLERYVPILSPKFRIIGGDEAAPHSFPFIAGLVINGNSFCAGTLISPNYVLTAAQCASLGEDVEVILGAHNITTSEATQVHIKADNTTIHPDYNETSLQNNIALLHLVSAPTLNSNIQVATLPARSDADSSYFAETVVAAGWGLSQDGSDPSQALREVSLTILDVYTCSDYFGGTMEYVTESNLCTSGYRNVGTCKGDQGGPLVHDGTQIGVVSMGSDLCEMCLPSVYTNVGKFLDWIGDNSDVVIKN, encoded by the exons ATGTCTATCCTCAAGTTTTTTTTGTTCCTATTTTTCTCAAGTGTTTTAACA CATTGTGAAATTCCCTCGCCGAAGTTGGAACGGTACGTTCCCATTCTGAGCCCGAAATTCAGGATAATAGGGGGAGACGAAGCTGCACCTCATTCCTTTCCATTCATCGCGGGATTAGTCATAAATGGAAACTCATTTTGTGCTGGAACTCTTATATCTCCTAATTATGTCCTTACTGCCGCTCAATGTGCTTCTCT agGTGAAGACGTGGAGGTGATTTTGGGGGCCCACAACATAACGACCTCCGAAGCCACCCAAGTCCACATTAAGGCAGACAACACGACAATCCATCCGGACTACAACGAAACGTCCTTGCAAAACAACATAGCCCTTCTGCACCTAGTGAGTGCGCCTACCCTCAACTCCAACATTCAGGTGGCCACCTTACCGGCCAGATCTGACGCCGACTCTAGTTACTTTGCTGAAACCGTAGTGGCGGCCGGTTGGGGCTTGTCCCAAGACGGCTCAGATCCCAGTCAGGCCTTGAGGGAGGTCAGTCTGACCATTTTGGATGTTTATACGTGCAGCGACTACTTCGGTGGTACCATGGAGTACGTTACTGAGTCGAATCTTTGCACCTCCGGTTACAGGAACGTGGGCACGTGCAAAGGCGATCAGGGGGGCCCTCTTGTGCACGACGGCACCCAGATTGGGGTCGTGTCCATGGGCAGTGACTTGTGCGAGATGTGTCTGCCCTCGGTTTACACCAACGTTGGCAAGTTTTTGGACTGGATTGGGGACAACTCCGATgtcgttataaaaaattaa
- the LOC126264498 gene encoding uncharacterized protein LOC126264498 — MNRLAEFITYITQHVVSIELTITPPYVGVLLIAFFTVIVPNILIMEIDTFIRRVKVNKQLLECGREFLKDLQDTRSISSNESFTITLSDTETDAEYKRLVNTTPEEYIRLHRND, encoded by the exons atgaacaggTTGGCAGAGTTTATAACATACATTACTCAACACGTCGTAAGTATAGAGTTAACAATAACCCCTCCTTATGTTGGTGTCCTCCTCATTGCTTTCTTTACTGTAATTGTACCCAACATTTTAATCATGGAGATTGACACATTTATTAGACGTGTTAAGGTGAATAAACAACTATTAGAGTGTGGAAGAG agttTTTAAAAGATCTGCAAGACACAAGGAGCATTAGTTCGAACGAATCATTCACTATAACCTTATCTGATACTGAAACAGACGCAGAATACAAACGTTTAGTCAATACGACTCCGGAGGAGTACATACGCTTACACCGAAACGATTAA